The following coding sequences lie in one Sesamum indicum cultivar Zhongzhi No. 13 linkage group LG9, S_indicum_v1.0, whole genome shotgun sequence genomic window:
- the LOC105170929 gene encoding uncharacterized protein LOC105170929 isoform X1, translating to MSAAVVILDQELDKGVQDLQVQDQKQIRPVGCGTSSTNSIHDCAICLDQIELHESATIKGCEHAYCVTCILRWASYKQKPTCPQCKTPFEFLNIHRSLDGRVYDYTFEESVCLLLRASWFKPMVVVEREEVDEDLYDFYYEDEEEDLEEVYLGSSSGIRIGNRRWGDNGYVRAGRQEARPVCRQHLQDSGAGPSRQPKKKEGAVKETVGRRAKRTLKREAADKAAAVKHQQHLARLGRT from the exons ATGTCTGCAGCTGTTGTAATCTTGGATCAAGAACTAGATAAGGGTGTTCAAGATCTCCAAGTCCAAGATCAG AAGCAGATTCGCCCAGTCGGCTGTGGAACTAGCAGTACTAACAGCATTCATGACTGCGCTATTTGCCTAGATCAGATAGAGCTTCATGAATCTGCTACTATTAAAGGTTGCGAGCACGCCTACTG TGTGACATGCATCTTGCGCTGGGCTTCATACAAACAAAAACCGACGTGCCCTCAGTGTAAAACTCCGTTTGAGTTCCTCAATATTCATCGCTCGCTTGATGGAAG AGTTTATGATTATACGTTTGAGGAGAGCGTATGCCTTCTTCTGCGAGCTTCATGGTTTAAGCCCATGGTTGTGGTGGAACGGGAGGAGGTGGATGAAGATCTGTATGACTTTTATTATGAGGATGAAGAGGAAGATCTGGAGGAGGTTTACTTGGGTAGCTCCTCAGGTATACGCATCGGAAACCGAAGATGGGGAGACAATGGATATGTTAGGGCAGGAAGGCAAGAAGCGAGACCGGTTTGTCGCCAGCACCTCCAAGATTCAGGTGCCGGTCCATCTCGCCAGCCTAAAAAGAAAGAGGGTGCAGTGAAAGAAACAGTTGGCCGACGTGCAAAACGGACTTTGAAACGTGAAGCTGCTGATAAGGCTGCTGCAGTGAAGCACCAGCAGCATTTGGCAAGGTTGGGACGCACGTAG
- the LOC105170929 gene encoding uncharacterized protein LOC105170929 isoform X2 — protein sequence MSAAVVILDQELDKGVQDLQVQDQQIRPVGCGTSSTNSIHDCAICLDQIELHESATIKGCEHAYCVTCILRWASYKQKPTCPQCKTPFEFLNIHRSLDGRVYDYTFEESVCLLLRASWFKPMVVVEREEVDEDLYDFYYEDEEEDLEEVYLGSSSGIRIGNRRWGDNGYVRAGRQEARPVCRQHLQDSGAGPSRQPKKKEGAVKETVGRRAKRTLKREAADKAAAVKHQQHLARLGRT from the exons ATGTCTGCAGCTGTTGTAATCTTGGATCAAGAACTAGATAAGGGTGTTCAAGATCTCCAAGTCCAAGATCAG CAGATTCGCCCAGTCGGCTGTGGAACTAGCAGTACTAACAGCATTCATGACTGCGCTATTTGCCTAGATCAGATAGAGCTTCATGAATCTGCTACTATTAAAGGTTGCGAGCACGCCTACTG TGTGACATGCATCTTGCGCTGGGCTTCATACAAACAAAAACCGACGTGCCCTCAGTGTAAAACTCCGTTTGAGTTCCTCAATATTCATCGCTCGCTTGATGGAAG AGTTTATGATTATACGTTTGAGGAGAGCGTATGCCTTCTTCTGCGAGCTTCATGGTTTAAGCCCATGGTTGTGGTGGAACGGGAGGAGGTGGATGAAGATCTGTATGACTTTTATTATGAGGATGAAGAGGAAGATCTGGAGGAGGTTTACTTGGGTAGCTCCTCAGGTATACGCATCGGAAACCGAAGATGGGGAGACAATGGATATGTTAGGGCAGGAAGGCAAGAAGCGAGACCGGTTTGTCGCCAGCACCTCCAAGATTCAGGTGCCGGTCCATCTCGCCAGCCTAAAAAGAAAGAGGGTGCAGTGAAAGAAACAGTTGGCCGACGTGCAAAACGGACTTTGAAACGTGAAGCTGCTGATAAGGCTGCTGCAGTGAAGCACCAGCAGCATTTGGCAAGGTTGGGACGCACGTAG
- the LOC105170929 gene encoding uncharacterized protein LOC105170929 isoform X3, producing the protein MSAAVVILDQELDKGVQDLQVQDQIRPVGCGTSSTNSIHDCAICLDQIELHESATIKGCEHAYCVTCILRWASYKQKPTCPQCKTPFEFLNIHRSLDGRVYDYTFEESVCLLLRASWFKPMVVVEREEVDEDLYDFYYEDEEEDLEEVYLGSSSGIRIGNRRWGDNGYVRAGRQEARPVCRQHLQDSGAGPSRQPKKKEGAVKETVGRRAKRTLKREAADKAAAVKHQQHLARLGRT; encoded by the exons ATGTCTGCAGCTGTTGTAATCTTGGATCAAGAACTAGATAAGGGTGTTCAAGATCTCCAAGTCCAAGATCAG ATTCGCCCAGTCGGCTGTGGAACTAGCAGTACTAACAGCATTCATGACTGCGCTATTTGCCTAGATCAGATAGAGCTTCATGAATCTGCTACTATTAAAGGTTGCGAGCACGCCTACTG TGTGACATGCATCTTGCGCTGGGCTTCATACAAACAAAAACCGACGTGCCCTCAGTGTAAAACTCCGTTTGAGTTCCTCAATATTCATCGCTCGCTTGATGGAAG AGTTTATGATTATACGTTTGAGGAGAGCGTATGCCTTCTTCTGCGAGCTTCATGGTTTAAGCCCATGGTTGTGGTGGAACGGGAGGAGGTGGATGAAGATCTGTATGACTTTTATTATGAGGATGAAGAGGAAGATCTGGAGGAGGTTTACTTGGGTAGCTCCTCAGGTATACGCATCGGAAACCGAAGATGGGGAGACAATGGATATGTTAGGGCAGGAAGGCAAGAAGCGAGACCGGTTTGTCGCCAGCACCTCCAAGATTCAGGTGCCGGTCCATCTCGCCAGCCTAAAAAGAAAGAGGGTGCAGTGAAAGAAACAGTTGGCCGACGTGCAAAACGGACTTTGAAACGTGAAGCTGCTGATAAGGCTGCTGCAGTGAAGCACCAGCAGCATTTGGCAAGGTTGGGACGCACGTAG
- the LOC105170930 gene encoding rho GTPase-activating protein 7-like (The sequence of the model RefSeq protein was modified relative to this genomic sequence to represent the inferred CDS: added 94 bases not found in genome assembly) yields MSASLAAFERPRIGNSNTIFKSGHLLISSKGLGWKSWKKRWFILTRTSLVFFKNDPSALPQRGGEVNLTLGGIDLNNSGSVVVREDKKLLTVLFPDGRDGRAFTLKAETSEDLYEWKTALEHALAQAPNAALVMGHNGIFRSDTNDTIEGSFHQWRDKRPVKSLVVGRPILLALEDIDGGPSFLEKALRFLEKYGIKVEGILRQSADVEEVERRVQEYEQGKTEFNPDEDAHVIGDCVKHVLRELPSSPVPASCCTALLEAYKIDRKEARLNAMRSAIQEAFPEPNRRLLQRILKMMHTISSHASENRMTPSAVAACMAPLLLRPLLAGECELEDDFDINGDNCAQLLAAANAANNAQAIITTLLEEYESIFDDDSLDRSSMSADSQSDNSGSEDTSNDENSDVKVNGYHDAQHEVDPETDLDWNRRHSGKLSESSGSAASDLYDYKAIGNDGSDDGSPLHKHSMGTNLNPALDTRAVSDSNISVNEQQDRQKARENMADASAEVLGNESQRSMGEILSSVDEELHRSIPGPELLAEKPTPKLTSANISSAKKSTFWGKKNTRKTPSTESIDSSGEEELAIQRLEIAKNDLRHRIAKEARGNAILQASLERRKQALHERRLALEQDVARLQEQLQAERDLRAALEVGLSMSSGHFSGSRGMDSKTRAELEEIALAEADVARLKQKVAELHHQLNQQRQHHYGSLSDACDRYQHAANQSSQQKYFQQDFDTPLAVCNHERKQRTEELLGADLRNIKGQLLASGSSSRLPSRKLFIEPTNSIDSKSAEASTSLSMDDLCAVDSASLPSTSRAAEVMDYPRHPSAAASTLVELTTRLDFFKERRSQLMEQLHNLDLNYGSTPQDFVYKPSSPPWN; encoded by the exons ATGTCGGCTTCTCTTGCCGCATTTGAACGCCCTCGTATTGGGAACTCTAATACG ATATTCAAGAGCGGGCATCTACTCATATCTTCAAAAG GGTTAGGGTGGAAGTCTTGGAAGAAAAGATGGTTTATCCTTACACGTACTTCTTTGGTTTTCTTCAAGAATGACCCT AGTGCACTTCCGCAGCGTGGCGGTGAAGTAAATTTGACTTTGGGCGGcattgatttaaataattcagGGAG TGTTGTTGTTAGAGAAGATAAGAAGCTACTAACTGTTCTGTTTCCCGATGGACGCGATGGACGAGCATTTACTCTTAAG GCGGAAACATCTGAGGACTTGTATGAGTGGAAGACAGCCCTTGAACATGCTCTTGCACAAGCGCCAAATGCTGCTCTTGTGATGGGCCACAATGGGATATTTAGAAGCGACACTAATGATACTATTGAGGGGTCTTTCCATCAAT GGAGGGATAAGCGTCCAGTGAAGTCTTTGGTTGTTGGACGCCCAATTTTGCTTGCCCTAGAAGATATAGATGGAGGCCCATCCTTCCTAGAGAAGGCACTTCGGTTTCTTGAGAAGTATG GAATTAAAGTAGAAGGGATTCTGCGGCAATCTGCAGATGTTGAGGAAGTGGAGCGAAGAGTTCAAGAATATGAACAAG GCAAGACTGAATTCAATCCTGATGAGGACGCTCATGTTATTGGCGACTGTGTTAAG CATGTTCTTCGGGAGCTACCTTCATCGCCTGTTCCTGCATCCTGTTGCACGGCATTGTTGGAAGCCTACA AAATTGACCGTAAGGAAGCTCGTCTGAATGCAATGCGCTCTGCCATACAGGAAGCATTTCCTGAACCCAACAGACGCCTGTTACAGCG AATTCTTAAGATGATGCACACAATTTCCTCTCATGCTTCTGAGAATCGGATGACTCCATCAGCAGTTGCTGCTTGTATGGCTCCATTACTTCTCCGCCCACTTTTAGCTGGTGAATGTGAATTAGAGGATGACTTTGATATCAATGGAGATAATTGTGCCCAGCTTCTTGCTGCTGCAAATGCTGCTAACAATGCTCAAGC GATGATAGCCTGGACCGATCCTCTATGTCTGCTGATTCTCAAAGTGATAACAGTGGAAGTGAAGATACGAGCAATGATGAAAATTCCGATGTAAAAGTCAATGGTTATCATGATGCTCAACATGAAGTCGACCCTGAAACAGATTTGGATTGGAATCGCAGACACAGTGGGAAGTTAAGTGAAAGCAGTGGTTCTGCTGCTAGCGATCTTTATGACTATAAG GCCATTGGAAATGATGGTTCAGATGACGGATCTCCCCTGCACAAACATTCCATGGGAACAAACTTAAATCCAGCACTGGACACTAGAGCTGTTAGTGATTCTAATATTTCAGTTAACGAGCAACAAGACCGACAGAAGGCACGTGAAAACATGGCGGATGCTTCTGCAGAAGTTCTTGGGAATGAATCTCAGCGATCCATGGGGGAAATTTTATCATCTGTGGATGAAGAGCTACATCGATCCATTCCTGGACCTGAATTATTGGCTGAGAAGCCAACACCCAAACTTACCAGTGCCAACATCAGTAGTGCCAAGAAGTCAACATTCTGGGGAAAGAAAAAT ACGAGGAAAACTCCTTCAACAGAATCAATCGATTCTTCTGGAGAGGAAGA GCTTGCCATCCAGCGATTGGAAATTGCAAAGAACGATTTGCGTCACAGGATTGCAAAAGAG GCAAGAggaaatgcaattttgcaaGCTAGCTTGGAGAGAAGGAAGCAAGCTTTGCACGAGCGGCGGTTGGCACTTGAACAAGAT GTAGCAAGACTGCAAGAACAGTTGCAAGCTGAGAGAGATCTACGAGCTGCTCTGGAGGTGGGCTTGAGCATGTCTTCTGGACACTTTTCTGGCTCTCGTGGCATGGATTCCAAG ACGAGGGCTGAGCTTGAGGAAATCGCCCTCGCTGAGGCAGATGTGGCCAGATTGAAGCAGAAAGTTGCTGAACTCCACCATCAGCTGAATCAGCAGCGTCAGCATCACTATGGCTCTCTTTCTGATGCATGCGATCGATATCAACACGCTGCAAACCAAAGTTCACAGCA AAGGAAACAAAGGACAGAG GAGTTGTTGGGCGCCGACCTGAGAAATATAAAAGGACAATTATTGGCATCTGGCAGCAGTAGTAGGCTGCCTTCTCGAAAGTTGTTCATTGAACCCACAAACTCCATTGATTCTAAAAGTGCCGAGGCATCCACAAGTTTATCCATGGATGATCTTTGTGCTGTCGATTCTGCATCTTTACCTTCTACTTCTAGGGCAGCTGAG GTGATGGATTATCCTCGACATCcatcagcagcagcatcaaCTTTGGTAGAATTGACAACACGTCTTGACTTTTTCAAGGAAAGGAGGTCTCAGTTGATGGAACAACTCCACAACCTGGATTTAAACTATGGATCTACACCCCAGGATTTCGTGTATAAACCCTCATCTCCTCCATGGAACTAA